The following are encoded in a window of Phaseolus vulgaris cultivar G19833 chromosome 3, P. vulgaris v2.0, whole genome shotgun sequence genomic DNA:
- the LOC137806035 gene encoding uncharacterized protein isoform X1, with the protein MECLLGFASSVSRDLVCGALNQLRYPCDFNNFVKKLEEEERDLIVTKDSVQKFVTNAKKQTRKTSEVVDKWLQDAINDVDNVNQLLKEAKAKKFCCFGYCPNWIWQYRVGKKLAYKNVYLEKFIAEGRKYVPFDRIATLPSGTLHILTEKCMNFESRQSTYEKLLEAVKNNDVAMIGLYGMGGCGKTTLAMEVMKLVEAEHCFEKVLFVPISSTVEVRRIQEKIASSLQYTFPETEVMERAQRLCLRLNQEKNILMILDDVWEKLDFGGIGIPSSEHHTVCKILITTRSEEVCTSMDCQRKIYLPILTDEEAWTLFQNKALISKNTPDTLKNLGRLISNECKGLPVAIAAVASSLKGKVETIWNVALNKLRSSKPINIERGLIDPYKCLQLSYDNLDTKEAKSLFLFCSVFPEDSEIPIEVLTRYAIGLGVVGEAHSYEEARSEVVAAKIKLVSSCLLLDEEDEYVKMHDIVRDVAHLIAKKENKIIKCEEEKDVTIEQNSVRYLWCVKFPIDLDCSNLEFLFLKTKLEEFNGIFKRMRMLKVLILVNDKDGITPLSTMCLKTLTNLRYLGISGYELSDFSFVSHMKKLQSLSMNGCSLPSFPELQTDVAITQVTTLKLLQLYKCEMKGKNFEVIKRIPLLEELYIVDIEGEWDSNSEDNIEFFNTFSVPKTLQRYAIVLGSNNFGDYNYNYFHPPPRTLLLNHFDKSNEVIKGLAKKATYLFVANIQRGAKNIIPDIFQIEGGGLDELSKFEICNSEEIECLIDTSNHLSTVVSPFSKLYKLRMVNLKNLRALWHFSQPISGPFENLEKLYFSDCPKLTSLFTYVVARSLVQLKVLKISTCDELKHILGDDDKTKKSQGEFTTRHPVQIFQNLQKVEIHSCRELKHIFSTNIVKGLTQLKMLKIENCDMLDQIIGDIAPSTDQDNKEELDEIIEEGKHSHLYSTSIPSTAVVNHSSGTLSSLTSLKIFCCPKLGSIFTASTAKTLTSLEELFIQNCLSLKLIVTHERVNQNHKENIGEDDHDFHSDISIFQGLKVLHISGCDLLQRIFPISFVGGMMKLNDIRDEEIVDLKDFSSQNKFKDNSCHQKQKNTLFELPALEVLKLDRTLDSTILDSYPIRCPSLRTLSLGIGIYIGFFMINCSTDASKARHGDYISIKISNSDFVPPLESVEYISKQPQGLNLLIMHNIREIELKGFDKVKYLFKPSIVSSLMLEILRIEKCHGLEHIIDIEDEYGKENLNAIFPNLRKLSVRDCDQLKYMLGQYPVANQDCDEIHIHFSALEKISLYNLPNFVSICATNTLTVTWPSLKKFSCDRFSYPFYNPVSCLTVPTNSREPISDLKRFQSHFFSLQDLSIRNCEVEDIFCLNGHGMVGQQVSLRLEYLLLENLPQMTYIWVASKISINLQHLTILEILGCAKLKEIFPPSVLRSLQKLKILIIKECMELKQIVGCEQGAPNNSFTLPNLRRLEIIGCAKLEVIFPKYVLRCLPELKSVKIRKCKELREIIEEDLEDKKMSNLLSPQPCFPKLKELYVGHCHKLKRFISGSASNDFPNLYLLIINGASKLEELVGCGQEKGDRIEKKKVELPRVKLLIFMHMSNFDQEIELPSLKICVVYESPKLSLTPTTTFGELKETFPYKDLKNTGLLDWDLREYMSYLDEDSTISGSSEFTSPQEIENIGNESIKEGPSAKGDKTKPLSTGVEDISIGGGVATHIDSGGMDILAQHSKVVEQDDKMNEGKAGIMPSQEIQVEEGLNLLDKQKEIHINSNNNIDISSGFLFLIFKFQSYIFISLFKLFIAFADICTRLGTYKHFVDLDDAQIALLVEAITTYPHLWNACEKFSERFQAWRLKILADMLLFLQKESVDNLTPQREKEFHKLYEEAVEIGFESSWIDEMRQHILTKDPKLREDIAERQKDENPKRSCSVDMVLDTQVVKQGDGSNENCKRNSRCVKTQNVNNSFEEGSDLVGKKGEIGVVSIDHNAARNEEPEKEFVAKVSTSEIPRTTTSLTNSQPSERLTPSYLSIPLRETPSNALVDKQRISELCLMNRQKSLGEISIEREAVEKTTKKYTSTAVSSIHSESTSSQLDQIFTSQTKSHPHSEIRSSQTETHTVKESGGHPKIIQDFGANDIMSLFAPVVVGKESEDNIVGKTLVELEKYLKMSLKDIVSSETNSISLLSAINFLSNLPFKDVTLSDGLKDIIEIMQQEFPSIACSFKQGFATNEKLAELEARGNEMATTLGSKISEAKNFYDEAQLKEVVLKEQIIRLKEEIKVSEDALSSLEDEKNKRIAETIGYKMELENVRKDQSQIVEDERKVQQKLFEVTYKWSVLCSQYEYNRMTGRNSS; encoded by the exons ATGGAGTGCCTCTTGGGTTTTGCATCTTCTGTTTCAAGAGATTTAGTATGTGGCGCATTAAATCAATTACGTTATCCTTGTGATTTTAACAATTTCGTaaaaaaacttgaagaagaagagcGCGATTTGATTGTAACGAAAGACAGTGTCCAAAAATTTGTTACAAATGCCAAGAAACAAACAAGAAAGACTAGTGAAGTTGTTGACAAGTGGTTGCAAGATGCTATTAATGACGTAGACAATGTGAATCAGTTGTTGAAAGAGGCAAAAGCCAAAAAATTCTGTTGCTTTGGGTACTGTCCAAATTGGATTTGGCAATATCGTGTAGGAAAAAAGTTAGCATATAAAAATGTGTACCTTGAAAAGTTCATTGCAGAGGGTAGAAAATATGTGCCATTTGACCGCATTGCTACACTTCCTTCAGGCACCCTTCATATTCTCACAGAAAAATGCATGAATTTTGAGAGTAGACAATCTACATATGAGAAGCTGCTCGAAGCAGTGAAAAATAATGATGTTGCCATGATTGGATTGTATGGGATGGGGGGGTGTGGTAAAACCACATTAGCAATGGAGGTTATGAAGTTAGTAGAAGCAGAACATTGTTTTGAAAAAGTTCTTTTTGTGCCTATTTCTAGTACAGTGGAAGTTCGAAGGATCCAAGAAAAAATTGCAAGTTCACTGCAGTATACATTTCCAGAAACTGAAGTAATGGAGAGGGCCCAACGATTGTGCTTGAGATTAAACCAAGAGAAAAACATTCTTATGATTTTAGATGATGTGTGGGAGAAGCTTGACTTTGGTGGCATTGGGATTCCCTCCTCTGAACATCATACAGTCTGCAAGATTCTCATTACCACTAGATCAGAAGAAGTTTGTACTTCAATGGATTGCCAAAGAAAGATTTACCTGCCAATTTTAACGGATGAAGAAGCGTGGACTCTTTTCCAAAATAAAGCACTTATATCTAAAAACACCCCTGATACCTTAAAGAATCTGGGAAGATTAATTTCCAATGAATGTAAAGGATTGCCTGTTGCCATTGCAGCTGTTGCTAGTAGTTTGAAGGGAAAAGTTGAGACGATATGGAATGTTGCATTGAATAAGTTGAGAAGTTCTAAGCCAATAAATATTGAAAGAGGTTTGATTGATCCCTACAAGTGCTTGCAGCTGAGCTATGATAATTTGGATACTAAAGAAGCCAAATCACTTTTCCTATTTTGTTCTGTGTTCCCTGAAGATAGTGAAATTCCAATTGAAGTTTTAACAAGATATGCTATAGGATTAGGTGTAGTTGGAGAAGCACACTCTTATGAGGAGGCAAGGAGTGAAGTGGTTGCAGCCAAAATTAAGCTCGTCAGTTCTTGTTTATTGTTGGATGAAGAGGATGAATATGTCAAAATGCATGACATAGTTCGCGATGTGGCCCACTTGATAGCCAAGAAGGAGAATAAGATAATCAAGTGCGAAGAGGAAAAAGATGTGACTATTGAACAAAATTCAGTAAGATATCTATGGTGTGTGAAATTTCCAATTGATTTAGATTGTTCCAATcttgagtttttatttttaaagacaaaattggAAGAATTTAATGGAATTTTCAAAAGAATGAGAATGCTCAAAGTTTTGATTCTAGTCAATGATAAGGATGGAATAACACCATTGTCAACAATGTGtttaaaaacattaacaaaTCTTCGTTATCTAGGTATTTCTGGTTATGAATTGAGCGACTTCTCATTTGTAAGCCATATGAAGAAACTTCAAAGTCTTTCGATGAATGGTTGTTCATTGCCTTCATTTCCTGAATTACAAACCGATGTTGCAATTACACAAGTAACAACCTTAAAATTGTTACAATTGTACAAATGTGAAATGAAAGGGAAGAATTTCGAAGTGATCAAAAGAATCCCACTACTGGAAGAGTTGTACATTGTCGATATTGAAGGAGAATGGGATTCTAATAGTGAAGACAATATTGAATTCTTTAACACGTTTAGTGTCCCCAAAACACTGCAAAGGTATGCAATTGTATTAGGATCCAATAACTTTGgtgattataattataattattttcaccCTCCTCCCAGAACTCTATTACTTAACCATTTTGACAAATCAAATGAGGTAATTAAGGGTTTGGCAAAAAAAGCAACATATCTCTTTGTAGCAAATATTCAGAGAGGCGCAAAAAATATCATCCCTGATATATTTCAAATTGAAGGAGGAGGTTTGGACGAGTTGAGTAAGTTTGAGATATGTAATTCTGAAGAGATAGAGTGTTTGATTGACACTAGTAACCATTTGAGTACAGTGGTATCTCCCTTCTCCAAGTTGTATAAGCTCAGAATGGTTAACTTGAAAAATCTAAGAGCTTTATGGCATTTTTCTCAACCTATAAGTGGACCTTTTGAGAACTTAGAGAAGTTGTATTTTAGTGATTGTCCAAAGTTGACATCTCTTTTCACGTATGTCGTTGCTCGAAGTTTGGTACAATTGAAAGTACTAAAAATTTCAACATGTGATGAACTGAAGCATATATTAGGAGATGATGACAAAACGAAGAAAAGTCAAGGTGAATTCACCACTAGACATCCTGTACAAATCTTCCAAAATCTTCAAAAAGTAGAGATACATAGTTGTAGAGAATTAAAACATATATTCTCGACCAACATTGTAAAGGGCTTAACTCAATTGAAAATGCTCAAGATAGAAAACTGTGACATGCTAGATCAAATAATTGGGGATATTGCTCCATCAACAGACCAAGATAATAAAGAAGAACTTGATGAAATCATTGAGGAAGGTAAGCATTCACATTTGTATAGCACTTCAATTCCATCAACAGCAGTTGTAAACCATAGCTCAG GAACTCTATCAAGCCTTACAAgccttaaaatattttgttgtcCGAAGTTAGGCTCAATTTTTACAGCATCTACAGCTAAGACCTTGACTTctttggaagaattgttcattCAAAATTGCCTTAGCTTGAAGCTTATAGTAACTCATGAAAGGGTCAATCAAAATCATAAGGAAAATATTGGCGAGGATGACCATGACTTTCATAGTGATATTTCAATCTTCCAGGGTTTGAAAGTGCTACATATCAGTGGATGTGACTTATTGCAACGTATATTCCCTATCTCTTTTGTTGGAGGCATGATGAAATTGAATGATATAAGAGATGAAGAGATTGTTGATTTGAAAGATTTTTCAAGTCAAAATAAATTCAAAGACAATTCTTGtcaccaaaaacaaaagaatactCTATTTGAACTTCCTGCTTTAGAAGTACTCAAACTTGATCGTACCCTGGATAGCACCATTCTAGATAGCTATCCTATAAGATGTCCATCTTTGAGAACATTATCATTGGGTATTGGGATATATATTGGGTTTTTCATGATAAATTGTTCAACGGATGCTTCAAAAGCTAGACATGGGGATTATATTTCAATCAAG ATATCAAACTCGGATTTTGTTCCCCCACTTGAAAGTGTTGAATATATTTCAAAACAACCTCAGGGTTTGAACTTGCTTATTATGCATAATATAAGAGAGATTGAACTGAAAGGCTTTGATAAggtaaaatatctttttaagcCGTCTATAGTTTCATCATTGATGTTGGAAATCTTGAGAATTGAGAAATGTCATGGACTTGAGCACATTATAGACATTGAAGATGAATATGGCAAAGAGAATTTGAATGCTATCTTTCCAAACTTAAGAAAGCTTTCAGTGCGTGACTGTGACCAACTGAAATATATGCTTGGCCAATATCCCGTAGCTAATCAGGATTGTGATGAGATTCATATTCATTTTTCCGCATTGGAAAAAATCTCTCTTTACAATCTACCAAATTTTGTTAGCATTTGTGCTACCAACACTCTCACTGTGACATGGCCATCTTTGAAGAAGTTTTCTTGTGACAGATTTTCCTATCCTTTTTACAATCCCGTTAGTTGTTTGACTGTTCCTACCAATTCAAGAGAGCCTATTAGC GATCTAAAACGGTTTCAAAGCCATTTCTTCAGTTTGCAAGATCTATCCATAAGGAATTGTGAAGTAGAAGATATTTTTTGTCTTAATGGACATGGAATGGTTGGGCAACAAGTGAGTTTAAGGTTAGAGTATTTGCTTTTGGAAAATCTACCTCAAATGACTTATATTTGGGTGGCTTCCAAGATTTCAATTAATCTCCAACATCTTACCATATTAGAAATATTGGGATGTgcaaaattgaaagaaatattTCCTCCCTCTGTTTTAAGAAGTTTACAAAAGTTGAAAATCCTAATCATAAAAGAATGCATGGAATTGAAGCAGATTGTTGGATGTGAACAAGGAGCTCCAAACAATTCTTTTACCCTCCCAAATCTTCGAAGATTAGAAATAATTGGATGTGCAAAATTGGAAGTAATATTTCCAAAGTATGTTTTAAGATGCCTACCAGAGTTAAAAAGTGTGAAAATAAGAAAATGCAAAGAATTAAGAGAAATCATTGAAGAGGATTTGGAAGACAAAAAAATGTCTAATCTTCTTTCTCCTCAGCCATGCTTCCCAAAACTAAAAGAATTGTATGTTGGACATTGCCATAAGCTGAAAAGATTTATCTCTGGATCTGCATCTAATGACTTTCCCAATCTTTATCTTTTGATCATAAATGGAGCCTCTAAACTAGAAGAACTTGTTGGATGTGGACAAGAAAAAGGTGACAggatagaaaagaaaaaagttgaGCTTCCAAGAGTGaaacttttaatatttatgcATATGTCAAACTTTGATCAAGAGATTGAATTGCCGAGTTTAAAAATTTGTGTTGTCTACGAAAGTCCAAAACTCTCTTTGACTCCAACAACTACTTTTGGAGAGCTGAAGGAAACTTTTCCTTATAA agATTTAAAAAACACTGGACTTTTAGACTGGGACTTAAGGGAGTACATGAGCTATTTAGATGAAGATTCTACTATTAGTGGTAGCAGTGAGTTCACTTCACCACAG GAGATTGAAAACATAGGAAATGAGAGCATTAAGGAGGGGCCTTCAGCAAAGGGTGATAAGACAAAACCTTTGTCAACTGGTGTTGAAGACATTAGCATTGGAGGTGGTGTTGCAACTCACATTGACTCTGGTGGCATGGACATACTTGCACAACATTCCAAGGTTGTTGAACAAGATGATAAGATGAATGAAGGAAAGGCAGGAATCATGCCAAGCCAAGAAATCCAAGTAGAAGAAGGGTTGAACCTATTGGACAAACAAAAAGAGATACATATTAATTCTAACAACAATATTGACATTTCTTCaggttttttatttcttattttcaagTTTCAATCCTATATTTTCATATCACTTTTCAAACTTTTTATAGCTTTTGCAGATATCTGTACAAGATTGGGAACATATAAACATTTTGTTGATCTGGATGATGCACAAATTGCTCTTTTGGTGGAGGCGATAACAACATATCCTCATCTTTGGAATGCTTGTGAGAAGTTTAGTGAGCGCTTTCAAGCTTGGAGGTTGAAAATTTTGGCAGATATGTTGTTGTTCCTTCAGAAGGAAAGTGTTGATAATCTTACTCCTcaaagagaaaaagagtttCATAAACTATACGAAGAAGCTGTTGAGATTGGATTTGAGAGTTCATGGATAGATGAAATGCGTCAACATATTTTGACGAAGGATCCTAAGCTAAGAGAGGACATTGCAGAGAGACAAAAGGATGAGAATCCTAAGAG GTCTTGTAGTGTGGATATGGTACTAGATACCCAGGTTGTTAAACAAGGTGATGGGTCTAATGAAAACTGTAAAAGAAATTCTCGATGTGTGAAGACCCAGAATGTTAACAATAGCTTCGAAGAAGGTTCTGACTTGGTTGGTAAAAAAGGTGAAATAGGTGTTGTTTCTATTGATCACAATGCTGCGAGAAATGAAGAACCAGAGAAAGAATTTGTTGCAAAAGTTTCTACTTCAGAAATACCAAGAACAACAACATCATTAACAAACTCACAACCATCTGAAAGGCTAACTCCATCTTATTTGAGTATTCCTCTACGTGAAACACCCTCAAAT GCATTGGTGGACAAACAGCGGATTAGTGAATTGTGCTTGATGAACAGACAAAAGTCACTTGGAGAAATT AGTATTGAGCGAGAAGCTGTAGAGAAAACCACAAAAAAGTACACCAGTACGGCAGTTTCATCAATTCATTCCGAATCCACTAGCTCACAGTTGGACCAAATATTTACTTCTCAAACTAAATCACACCCACAT AGTGAAATTAGGAGCAGTCAAACTGAGACCCACACTGTTAAAGAAAGTGGAGGCCATCCTAAAATTATTCAAGACTTTGGGGCCAATGATATCATGAGTTTATTTGCACCAGTTGTTGTGGGGAAAGAGAGTGAAGACAACATAGTTGGAAAGACCCTTGTTGAGTTGGAAAAGTATCTAAAGATGTCTTTGAAGGACATAGTTAGCTCTGAGACTAACAGCATTAGCCTTTTGTCTGCTATTAATTTCCTGTCCAACCTTCCTTTCAAAGATGTAACTCTATCAGATGGACTCAAAGATATTATAGAAATTATGCAACAAGAGTTCCCAAGCATTGCATGCTCCTTTAAGCAAGGTTTTGCTACCAATGAGAAGTTGGCAGAACTTGAAGCTCGTGGGAATGAGATGGCCACTACTCTTGGTTCCAAAATTTCTGAGGCAAAGAATTTCTATGATGAAGCTCAACTGAAGGAAGTAGTTTTGAAGGAACAAATCATTAGGTTGAAGGAAGAAATAAAAGTTTCTGAGGATGCCTTATCATCTCTggaagatgaaaaaaataaaagaattgcAGAAACTATTGGGTACAAAATGGAGCTTGAAAATGTGAGGAAAGACCAGTCTCAAATTGTGGAAGATGAAAGAAAAGTTCAACAAAAATTATTTGAGGTGACTTATAAATGGTCAGTTCTATGTAGTCAATATGAGTACAATCGCATGACTGGTAGAAATTCCTCATGA